A section of the Streptomyces sp. NBC_01591 genome encodes:
- a CDS encoding DUF397 domain-containing protein, which translates to MTDFRFRKSSYSEPNGECVEVARNIPHTVAVRDSKRTDGPVIVLGPAAWEAFRAGLVRSSD; encoded by the coding sequence GTGACCGATTTTCGCTTCAGGAAGTCCAGCTACAGCGAGCCGAACGGCGAGTGCGTAGAAGTGGCCCGCAACATCCCCCACACCGTCGCCGTCCGCGACTCCAAGCGGACCGACGGCCCCGTCATCGTCCTCGGTCCCGCCGCCTGGGAGGCCTTCCGGGCCGGGCTGGTCCGCTCGTCGGACTGA
- a CDS encoding helix-turn-helix domain-containing protein, whose product MPKSRADRGNRVSTVLARQLGGQLLSFREAAGLNQTQAAAVLSSQAAKVAKMEHGWVPFRDPDVVALCQAYGVTSPDAVDALLRLAKLDRERRRAKGWWVTSLTPGSLREYIAMEDVALRLRTWQLALVPGLFQTPEYMRALSVAAVSPDRIDEVERLVDVRLRRQRRLRGDNPLRVHAVIWEAALRQMIGGPQVMRQQLEHLCSLAEEPSIDVQVLPFRAGVHLCGGGPFNILSFAESGALDVVHMDGLRSTNWVEGAEESAAYTELFARTCATSLSPYDSLRVMESIAKGMNE is encoded by the coding sequence GTGCCGAAGTCGCGCGCGGACAGGGGGAACCGTGTATCCACGGTCCTTGCACGGCAGTTGGGCGGTCAGCTACTGAGCTTCAGGGAAGCTGCCGGACTGAACCAGACGCAGGCTGCGGCGGTCCTCAGCTCTCAGGCGGCCAAGGTCGCCAAGATGGAGCATGGCTGGGTTCCGTTCCGGGACCCCGATGTCGTGGCGCTCTGCCAGGCGTACGGGGTCACCAGCCCGGATGCTGTGGACGCTCTGCTCCGACTGGCCAAGCTGGACCGCGAGCGGCGGAGGGCGAAGGGCTGGTGGGTCACTTCGCTGACGCCGGGAAGCCTGCGTGAGTACATTGCCATGGAGGATGTCGCTCTCAGGCTGCGCACGTGGCAGCTCGCTCTGGTTCCAGGCTTGTTCCAGACGCCCGAATACATGAGGGCTCTCTCGGTCGCTGCGGTCTCGCCCGACCGGATCGACGAGGTCGAGCGTCTGGTGGACGTGCGTTTGCGCCGCCAACGGCGCCTGCGTGGCGACAACCCGCTGCGGGTGCACGCGGTGATCTGGGAGGCGGCACTGCGGCAGATGATTGGTGGCCCACAGGTCATGCGGCAGCAGCTTGAACATCTATGTTCGCTGGCTGAGGAGCCCAGTATCGACGTGCAGGTGCTTCCGTTCCGGGCGGGAGTGCACTTGTGCGGCGGCGGGCCCTTCAACATCCTGTCGTTCGCGGAGTCCGGCGCGCTGGATGTGGTGCACATGGACGGCCTGCGCTCTACCAACTGGGTTGAGGGGGCCGAGGAAAGCGCCGCCTACACTGAATTGTTCGCACGTACCTGCGCCACGAGTCTGTCGCCGTACGACTCGCTGCGGGTCATGGAGAGCATTGCCAAGGGGATGAACGAGTGA
- a CDS encoding ATP-binding protein, with protein MTAAEQISVPDPVLREDRLDFTPTAGSVSLSRRRTARLVREWGYPGLAADAALLVSELATNALLHGAVRGRLFRVHLTLTATVLRIAVSDPRGERLPDPREATAEECYGRGLLIVARLADRWGVEPRTVGKTVFAELTVRQRPDMPMGPRELRAGPSRTATPR; from the coding sequence ATGACCGCAGCCGAACAGATCTCCGTCCCCGACCCCGTCCTCCGCGAGGACCGGCTCGACTTCACCCCGACCGCAGGCAGCGTCTCCCTCTCCCGGCGCCGCACCGCGCGGCTCGTCCGGGAGTGGGGGTATCCGGGGCTGGCAGCCGACGCGGCGTTGCTGGTCAGCGAGTTGGCGACCAACGCGTTACTGCACGGCGCCGTCCGAGGGCGGCTCTTCCGGGTGCATCTCACGCTCACCGCGACCGTGCTCCGGATCGCGGTGAGCGATCCGCGCGGCGAACGGCTGCCCGACCCTCGCGAGGCGACCGCCGAGGAGTGCTACGGGCGGGGCCTCCTGATCGTCGCGCGGCTCGCGGACCGCTGGGGCGTCGAGCCGCGCACCGTCGGCAAGACGGTGTTCGCCGAACTCACCGTGCGGCAAAGGCCGGACATGCCGATGGGCCCGCGCGAACTTCGCGCGGGCCCATCTCGTACAGCTACGCCCAGGTGA
- a CDS encoding dihydrolipoamide acetyltransferase family protein: protein MTTMTDTSNAARFREFKMPDVGEGLTEAEILKWYVQPGDTVTDGQVVCEVETAKAAVELPIPFDGVVHELRFPEGTTVDVGQVIIAVDVAPGSGDAAPAPVAAPVAEPEPSEPEAPKGRQPVLVGYGVSESSTKRRARKGAAAAVPAAAAAIQGEMNGHGAVVPESRPLAKPPVRKLAKDLGIDLATVVPTGEGGIITREDVHAAATPVPAQAPAPVAAAVAAETEAPAPAVVAPAGARETRIPVKGVRKAIAQAMVGSAFTAPHVTEFVTVDVTRTMKLVAELKEDKDMAGVRVNPLLIIAKALLVAIKRNPEVNAAWDEANQEIVQKHYVNLGIAAATPRGLIVPNIKDAHEQTLPQLAASLGELVSTAREGKTSPAAMAGGTVTITNVGVFGVDTGTPILNPGESAILAVGAIKLQPWVHKGKVKPRQVTTLALSFDHRLVDGELGSKVLADVAAILEQPKRLITWA from the coding sequence GTGACAACGATGACCGACACTTCCAACGCTGCTCGCTTCCGTGAGTTCAAGATGCCCGACGTGGGCGAGGGGCTGACCGAGGCCGAGATCCTCAAGTGGTACGTCCAGCCCGGTGACACCGTCACCGACGGCCAGGTCGTGTGCGAGGTCGAGACGGCGAAGGCGGCCGTGGAGCTGCCGATCCCGTTCGACGGGGTGGTGCACGAGCTGCGCTTCCCCGAGGGCACGACGGTCGACGTCGGCCAGGTGATCATCGCGGTGGACGTGGCACCGGGCAGCGGTGATGCCGCCCCGGCGCCGGTCGCCGCGCCGGTCGCGGAACCGGAACCGTCGGAGCCGGAGGCCCCCAAGGGCCGTCAGCCGGTCCTGGTCGGGTACGGCGTCTCCGAGAGCTCGACCAAGCGGCGCGCCCGCAAGGGCGCGGCGGCGGCGGTGCCCGCTGCCGCGGCGGCGATCCAGGGCGAGATGAACGGCCATGGCGCGGTGGTCCCGGAGAGCCGGCCGCTGGCCAAGCCGCCGGTCCGCAAGCTGGCCAAGGACCTGGGCATCGACCTGGCGACGGTCGTCCCGACCGGCGAGGGCGGGATCATCACCCGCGAGGACGTACACGCGGCGGCCACGCCCGTACCCGCGCAGGCCCCGGCACCCGTCGCCGCCGCGGTTGCGGCCGAGACCGAGGCCCCGGCTCCGGCCGTCGTCGCTCCGGCGGGCGCGCGGGAGACCCGTATCCCGGTCAAGGGCGTACGGAAGGCCATCGCCCAGGCGATGGTCGGCAGCGCCTTCACGGCCCCGCATGTCACCGAGTTCGTGACCGTCGACGTGACGCGCACGATGAAGCTGGTGGCGGAGCTCAAGGAGGACAAGGACATGGCGGGGGTGCGGGTCAACCCGCTCCTGATCATCGCCAAGGCCCTCCTGGTCGCGATCAAGCGGAACCCGGAGGTCAACGCCGCCTGGGACGAGGCCAACCAGGAGATCGTCCAGAAGCACTACGTCAACCTGGGCATCGCCGCCGCCACCCCGCGCGGCCTGATCGTCCCGAACATCAAGGACGCGCACGAGCAGACGCTCCCGCAGCTGGCCGCGTCCCTGGGCGAACTGGTCTCCACCGCCCGCGAGGGCAAGACGTCCCCCGCGGCCATGGCGGGCGGCACGGTGACCATCACCAACGTCGGTGTCTTCGGCGTCGACACGGGCACGCCGATCCTGAACCCGGGCGAGTCCGCGATCCTCGCGGTCGGTGCGATCAAGCTCCAGCCGTGGGTCCACAAGGGCAAGGTGAAGCCCCGTCAGGTCACCACGCTGGCCCTGTCGTTCGACCACCGTCTGGTCGACGGCGAGCTCGGCTCCAAGGTCCTGGCGGACGTCGCCGCGATCCTGGAGCAGCCGAAGCGGCTGATCACCTGGGCGTAG
- a CDS encoding alpha-ketoacid dehydrogenase subunit beta — MAMEKMSIAKALNESLRKALDTDPKVLIMGEDVGKLGGVFRITDGLQKDFGEDRVIDTPLAESGIVGTAIGLALRGYRPVVEIQFDGFVFPAYDQIVTQLAKMHARALGKIKLPVVVRIPYGGGIGAVEHHSESPEALFAHVAGLKVVSPSNASDAYWMMQQAVQSDDPIIFFEPKRRYWDKGEVETDSIPGPLHKASVARTGTDLTLVAYGPMVKVCLEAAAAAQEEGKSIEVLDLRSMSPIDFDAIQTSVEKTGRLVVVHEAPVFYGSGAEIAARITERCFYHLEAPVLRVGGYHAPYPPARLEDEYLPGLDRVLDAVDRSLAY; from the coding sequence ATGGCCATGGAAAAGATGTCCATTGCGAAGGCTCTCAACGAGTCGCTGCGCAAGGCCCTCGACACCGACCCCAAGGTCCTCATCATGGGTGAGGACGTCGGCAAGCTGGGCGGGGTCTTCCGGATCACCGACGGGCTCCAGAAGGACTTCGGCGAGGACCGGGTGATCGACACCCCGCTCGCCGAGTCCGGCATCGTCGGTACGGCGATCGGCCTGGCCCTGCGTGGCTACCGGCCCGTCGTGGAGATCCAGTTCGACGGCTTCGTCTTCCCCGCGTACGACCAGATCGTCACCCAGCTCGCCAAGATGCACGCCCGTGCGCTCGGCAAGATCAAGCTGCCGGTCGTCGTCCGTATCCCGTACGGCGGCGGCATCGGTGCCGTCGAGCACCACAGCGAGTCGCCCGAGGCCCTGTTCGCGCACGTCGCGGGGTTGAAGGTGGTCTCGCCGTCGAACGCGAGCGACGCCTACTGGATGATGCAGCAGGCCGTCCAGAGCGACGACCCGATCATCTTCTTCGAGCCGAAGCGCCGTTACTGGGACAAGGGCGAGGTCGAGACCGACTCCATCCCGGGCCCGCTGCACAAGGCCTCGGTGGCCCGCACCGGCACCGACCTCACACTCGTCGCGTACGGCCCGATGGTGAAGGTCTGCCTGGAGGCGGCCGCGGCCGCCCAGGAGGAGGGCAAGTCGATCGAGGTCCTGGACCTGCGCTCGATGTCCCCGATCGACTTCGACGCCATCCAGACCTCGGTCGAGAAGACCGGCCGGCTCGTCGTGGTCCACGAGGCGCCGGTGTTCTACGGCTCCGGGGCCGAGATCGCCGCCCGGATCACCGAGCGCTGCTTCTACCACCTGGAAGCACCGGTGCTGAGGGTGGGCGGCTACCACGCCCCGTACCCGCCGGCGCGGCTGGAGGACGAGTACCTGCCGGGTCTCGACCGTGTGCTCGACGCCGTCGACCGCTCGCTGGCGTACTGA
- the pdhA gene encoding pyruvate dehydrogenase (acetyl-transferring) E1 component subunit alpha: MTVESTAARKPRRSSKRTSAVKTTAKTSAKTPESSEPELVQLLTPEGERLEHPDYSIDLTADELRGLYRDMVLTRRFDAEATALQRQGELGLWASLLGQEAAQIGSGRALRDDDYVFPTYREHGVAWCRGVDPTNLLGMFRGVNHGGWDPNSNNFHLYTIVIGSQTLHATGYAMGVAKDGADSAVIAYFGDGASSQGDVAESFTFSAVYNAPVVFFCQNNQWAISEPTEKQTRVPLYQRAQGFGFPGVRVDGNDVLACLAVTRSALERARRGEGPTLVEAFTYRMGAHTTSDDPTKYRADEERASWEAKDPILRLRTYLEKEGAADEAFFTALDEESEALGKRVREAVRAMPDPDPIAIFDNVYADGNPLVDEERAQFAAYQASFADTAEEGK, translated from the coding sequence GTGACCGTGGAGAGCACTGCCGCGCGCAAACCGCGACGCAGCAGCAAGCGGACCAGCGCCGTGAAGACGACCGCGAAGACGTCCGCGAAGACGCCAGAGAGTTCCGAGCCCGAGCTCGTACAGCTGCTGACGCCCGAGGGCGAGCGCCTGGAGCATCCGGACTATTCGATCGACCTGACCGCGGACGAGCTGCGTGGTCTGTACCGGGACATGGTCCTGACCCGCCGCTTCGACGCCGAGGCCACCGCGCTGCAGCGCCAGGGCGAGCTGGGCCTGTGGGCGTCGCTGCTCGGCCAGGAGGCCGCCCAGATCGGCTCCGGCCGGGCCCTGCGCGACGACGACTACGTCTTCCCGACCTACCGCGAGCACGGTGTCGCCTGGTGCCGGGGGGTCGATCCGACCAATCTGCTCGGGATGTTCCGCGGCGTGAACCACGGCGGCTGGGACCCGAACAGCAACAACTTCCACCTGTACACGATCGTCATCGGCTCGCAGACCCTGCACGCCACCGGCTACGCCATGGGCGTCGCCAAGGACGGCGCGGACTCGGCCGTGATCGCGTACTTCGGCGACGGCGCCTCCAGCCAGGGAGACGTCGCCGAGTCCTTCACCTTCTCCGCGGTCTACAACGCCCCGGTCGTCTTCTTCTGCCAGAACAACCAGTGGGCGATCTCCGAGCCGACCGAGAAGCAGACCCGCGTGCCGCTCTACCAGCGCGCGCAGGGCTTCGGCTTCCCCGGCGTCCGGGTCGACGGCAACGACGTACTCGCCTGCCTGGCCGTCACCAGGTCGGCGCTGGAGCGGGCCCGCCGAGGTGAAGGGCCCACCCTCGTCGAGGCGTTCACCTACCGGATGGGCGCGCACACCACCTCCGACGACCCGACGAAGTACCGGGCGGACGAGGAGCGGGCCTCCTGGGAGGCCAAGGACCCGATCCTGCGGCTGCGTACGTACCTGGAGAAGGAGGGCGCCGCCGACGAGGCGTTCTTCACCGCGCTGGACGAGGAGAGCGAGGCCCTCGGCAAGCGGGTGCGCGAGGCGGTACGGGCGATGCCCGACCCCGACCCGATCGCGATCTTCGACAACGTCTACGCCGACGGGAACCCGCTCGTCGACGAGGAGCGCGCCCAGTTCGCCGCCTACCAGGCATCGTTCGCAGACACCGCCGAGGAGGGCAAGTAG
- a CDS encoding response regulator transcription factor: MREQGKITVFLLDDHEVVRRGVHELLSSEDDIEVVGEAGTAADALVRIPATRPDVAVLDVRLPDGSGVEVCREVRSQDENIKCLMLTSYADDEALFDAIMAGASGYVLKAIRGNELLNAVRDVAAGKSLLDPVATAQVLKRLRDGKKGRGEDKLAGLTDQERKILDLIGEGLTNRVIGERLHLAEKTIKNYVSSLLAKLGMERRSQAAAYVARLQAEKG, from the coding sequence GTGCGCGAACAAGGAAAAATCACCGTTTTTCTGTTGGACGACCACGAAGTCGTCCGACGCGGAGTCCATGAATTGCTCTCGTCCGAGGACGACATCGAGGTCGTCGGCGAGGCCGGCACCGCGGCGGACGCGCTGGTCCGTATCCCCGCGACCCGACCCGATGTGGCGGTGCTCGACGTACGGCTGCCGGACGGCAGCGGGGTGGAGGTCTGCCGGGAGGTCCGCTCCCAGGACGAGAACATCAAATGCCTGATGCTCACCTCGTACGCCGACGACGAGGCGCTCTTCGACGCGATCATGGCGGGCGCGTCGGGATATGTGCTGAAGGCGATCCGGGGCAACGAACTGCTGAACGCGGTACGTGACGTGGCGGCCGGGAAGTCACTGCTGGACCCGGTGGCGACCGCCCAGGTGCTGAAGCGGCTGCGCGACGGCAAGAAGGGGCGGGGCGAGGACAAGCTCGCCGGTCTCACCGACCAGGAACGCAAGATCCTCGATCTGATCGGCGAGGGCCTGACGAACCGGGTGATCGGCGAGCGGCTGCACCTGGCCGAGAAGACGATCAAGAACTACGTCTCCAGTCTGCTCGCCAAGCTCGGCATGGAGCGGCGCTCGCAGGCCGCCGCGTACGTGGCCAGGCTGCAGGCGGAGAAGGGCTGA
- a CDS encoding pyridoxamine 5'-phosphate oxidase family protein — protein MSSEELQAIELLRRVRYGRLATSMRALPFLSVARHVVIDGRVVLRMHSGFGYHNACDGTVVAYGADNFGTAAPGDGGDLWAVQFTGTAEIVRPGSGQRELFGEGPARVNGERFDPAYLRIEPHFVSVHTLDFDASATDRQHSVI, from the coding sequence ATGTCCTCCGAGGAACTCCAGGCGATCGAACTGCTCCGCCGCGTCCGCTACGGCCGGCTGGCGACGAGCATGCGGGCCCTCCCGTTTCTGTCGGTGGCCCGCCACGTCGTGATCGACGGTCGCGTGGTCCTGCGGATGCACAGCGGTTTCGGCTACCACAACGCATGCGACGGCACGGTAGTCGCGTACGGCGCGGACAACTTCGGCACCGCCGCTCCGGGGGACGGCGGCGACCTGTGGGCCGTGCAGTTCACCGGCACCGCCGAGATCGTGCGCCCGGGGTCCGGCCAGCGCGAACTCTTCGGCGAGGGTCCCGCCCGGGTGAACGGGGAGCGCTTCGACCCGGCGTACCTCAGGATCGAGCCGCACTTCGTCTCCGTGCACACTCTGGACTTCGACGCAAGTGCAACCGATCGGCAACACAGCGTGATCTAA
- a CDS encoding phosphotransferase, giving the protein MLRRYPDAGEPLSCKPITKGLLNHGYRVSTTRGSYFLKHHLDDSTGDRATIVRQHRATQRLQSLGVPVAPPVQDTEGDTVTEIGGRCYALHPWVDGLHRAGAQLSTAQSERLGALLGAVHTGLEQVMGAGTGLAHRSGGYRSPDPVDTFALIDDLLTAARGRRPRDAFDELAEHRLLERRTLLEQHADRRPPTPGVPATGWVHGDFHPLNVLYRGTDPVAILDWDRLGVQPRAEEAVRAAAIFFVLPAGKLELEKVRAYARAYRRAAGAGAAELAAAVHRVWWERLNDFWILRWRYCLHDRRADPQFPAVSALAVWWTREYETVREAFTG; this is encoded by the coding sequence GTGCTGCGCCGCTATCCGGACGCCGGTGAACCCCTGAGCTGCAAGCCCATCACCAAGGGCCTGCTCAACCACGGCTACCGCGTCTCCACCACCCGGGGCTCCTACTTCCTCAAGCACCACCTGGACGACTCCACGGGTGACCGCGCCACGATCGTCCGCCAGCACCGCGCCACCCAGCGGCTGCAGTCGCTGGGCGTGCCCGTCGCCCCGCCCGTGCAGGACACCGAGGGCGACACGGTCACGGAGATCGGCGGCCGGTGCTATGCCCTGCACCCCTGGGTGGACGGGCTGCACCGGGCGGGCGCCCAGCTCAGCACCGCCCAGTCGGAGCGGCTCGGGGCGCTGCTCGGGGCCGTGCACACCGGGCTCGAGCAGGTCATGGGGGCGGGCACGGGGCTCGCGCACCGGTCCGGCGGGTACCGGAGCCCCGACCCCGTCGACACCTTCGCGCTCATCGACGACCTGCTGACGGCCGCGCGCGGGCGCCGCCCCCGGGACGCCTTCGACGAACTGGCCGAGCACCGCCTTCTGGAGCGGCGCACCCTGCTGGAACAGCACGCCGACCGCAGGCCCCCCACGCCCGGCGTCCCCGCCACCGGCTGGGTGCACGGCGACTTCCACCCGCTGAACGTCCTGTACCGGGGTACGGACCCGGTCGCGATCCTCGACTGGGACCGGCTGGGGGTCCAGCCACGGGCGGAGGAGGCGGTACGGGCCGCGGCGATCTTCTTCGTACTGCCGGCCGGGAAGCTGGAGCTGGAGAAGGTACGGGCGTACGCGCGGGCCTACCGGCGGGCGGCCGGGGCGGGGGCTGCGGAACTGGCCGCCGCGGTGCACCGGGTGTGGTGGGAGCGGCTCAACGACTTCTGGATACTGCGCTGGCGGTACTGCCTGCACGACCGGAGGGCCGACCCGCAGTTCCCTGCGGTGTCGGCCCTGGCGGTCTGGTGGACGCGCGAGTACGAGACGGTGCGCGAGGCGTTCACGGGGTGA
- a CDS encoding protein kinase domain-containing protein produces MAPDSEANGGGVSDGTDSWGIGGVVGDGRYRMTHRLGRGGMAEVFAAEDVRLGRTVAVKLLRSDLAEDPVSKARFTREAQSVAGLNHHAIVAVYDSGEDVVGGATVPYIVMELVEGRTIRDLLISTEAPPPEQALIIVSGVLEALAYSHQHGIVHRDIKPANVIITNSGAVKVMDFGIARALHGAQSTMTQTGMVMGTPQYLSPEQALGKAVDHRSDLYATGCLLYELLAMRPPFTGETPLSVVYQHVQDIPVPPSEVLDAVPPELDGLVMRSLAKDPDDRFQSAEEMRGLVQYSLQMLQVQGGHTGTWNTGPVAMHEGGHTPAMGVAGGTMAMGHPPHGDTSQGPILPPMNPDDGGYEGGHHGGGGRGKLWLFVVLALIAIGAGVAIAVNAANDTGSNQKKKPDKVSSSPSPEKTSSEPTDEESQETDLPENSTGNQQDTPPPRTYSPSTTPTQPSEPPPTQPSTPATGGTEDGGTGTDDGGTGTDNGGTGTDDGGTGTDNGGTGTDDGGTGTDNGGTGTDDGGATTGTSAAAGTVAGTTP; encoded by the coding sequence ATGGCACCCGATTCCGAAGCAAACGGCGGCGGAGTTTCGGATGGCACCGACTCCTGGGGCATCGGCGGTGTGGTCGGTGACGGACGTTACCGGATGACCCACCGCCTCGGCCGGGGCGGTATGGCGGAGGTCTTCGCGGCCGAGGACGTCAGGCTCGGGCGCACGGTCGCGGTGAAGCTGCTGCGCTCCGATCTCGCCGAGGACCCGGTCTCCAAGGCCCGGTTCACGCGCGAGGCGCAGTCGGTCGCCGGGCTCAACCACCACGCGATCGTCGCCGTGTACGACTCCGGTGAGGACGTCGTGGGCGGGGCGACCGTCCCCTACATCGTGATGGAGCTGGTCGAGGGGCGGACCATCCGCGACCTGCTGATCAGCACCGAGGCTCCGCCGCCCGAGCAGGCCCTGATCATCGTCTCGGGTGTACTGGAAGCGCTCGCGTACTCGCATCAGCACGGCATCGTGCACCGTGACATCAAGCCGGCCAACGTGATCATCACCAACTCCGGTGCGGTCAAGGTGATGGACTTCGGCATCGCCCGTGCGCTGCACGGTGCGCAGTCGACGATGACGCAGACCGGCATGGTCATGGGTACGCCGCAGTACCTCTCCCCGGAGCAGGCGCTCGGCAAGGCCGTCGACCACCGCTCCGACCTCTACGCCACCGGCTGCCTGCTGTACGAACTCCTGGCCATGCGGCCCCCGTTCACGGGTGAGACGCCGCTGTCCGTCGTGTACCAGCACGTCCAGGACATTCCGGTCCCGCCGTCCGAGGTCCTGGACGCGGTGCCGCCGGAGCTGGACGGGCTGGTCATGCGCTCCCTCGCGAAGGACCCGGACGACCGGTTCCAGAGCGCCGAGGAGATGCGCGGCCTGGTCCAGTACAGCCTCCAGATGCTTCAGGTGCAGGGCGGCCACACGGGTACGTGGAACACCGGCCCGGTCGCGATGCACGAAGGCGGGCACACCCCGGCCATGGGTGTCGCCGGCGGCACGATGGCGATGGGTCACCCGCCGCACGGGGACACCTCGCAGGGTCCGATCCTGCCGCCGATGAACCCCGACGACGGCGGTTACGAGGGCGGGCACCACGGCGGTGGCGGCCGCGGCAAGCTGTGGCTGTTCGTCGTGCTCGCGCTGATCGCGATCGGGGCGGGGGTCGCCATCGCGGTCAACGCCGCGAACGACACCGGCTCGAATCAGAAGAAGAAGCCCGACAAGGTCTCCAGTTCGCCGTCCCCGGAGAAGACTTCCTCCGAGCCGACCGACGAGGAGAGCCAGGAGACCGATCTGCCGGAGAACTCCACCGGCAACCAGCAGGACACCCCGCCGCCGCGGACCTACTCCCCGTCGACCACCCCGACCCAGCCCTCCGAACCGCCGCCGACCCAACCGTCCACCCCGGCCACCGGAGGTACGGAGGACGGCGGTACGGGTACGGACGACGGCGGCACCGGGACGGACAACGGCGGCACGGGTACGGACGACGGCGGCACCGGGACGGACAACGGCGGCACGGGTACGGACGACGGCGGAACCGGTACCGACAACGGCGGCACGGGTACGGACGACGGCGGTGCCACCACCGGTACGTCCGCGGCGGCCGGCACCGTGGCGGGCACCACCCCGTGA
- a CDS encoding protein kinase domain-containing protein: protein MSQDGAHGAQGRYAGGSVAGGRYQLRDLLGEGGMASVYLAYDTALDRQVAIKTLHTELGREQSFRERFRREAQAVAKLQHTNIVSVFDTGEDELGGALMPYIVMEYVEGQPLGSVLQADIQNHGAMPADRALKVTSDVLAALDTSHEMGLVHRDIKPGNVMMTKRGVVKVMDFGIARAMQSGVTSMTQTGMVVGTPQYLSPEQALGRGVDARSDLYSVGIMLFQLLTGRIPFDADSPLAIAYAHVQEEPVAPSTINRSVTPAMDALVARALKKNPNERFPSAAAMQDEIARVLAATGPTGAPVIVAGGGAPANSGSGVGSAVFPPVDQSGATPQSVQTPYQPGPYQSGAQPGPYGPATPAPTPAPSYGYPQSAQAYQSQAPIQQQTSPPYTISPQTQSHAGSGGGGSKRNMPVIVGSIVVALIAIGGLITVLSLNGNDNKGGTTANESPAAGEHKDPERNRTMDTEDCTDALEDSDDPNKVDAPSFLYKDILSARACADAAGWTIKQIKVPGNAYAEDQVIDQFPTSGTAVPKTGAHFELRIATGDPA from the coding sequence ATGAGCCAGGACGGCGCACACGGCGCTCAGGGTCGCTACGCGGGCGGTTCCGTCGCCGGTGGGCGCTACCAGCTTCGCGACCTGCTCGGCGAGGGCGGGATGGCGTCCGTATACCTGGCGTACGACACTGCCCTGGACCGCCAGGTCGCAATCAAGACATTGCATACAGAGTTGGGCCGCGAGCAGTCCTTCCGTGAGCGCTTCCGTCGCGAGGCGCAGGCCGTTGCCAAACTGCAGCACACCAACATCGTCTCGGTCTTCGACACCGGCGAGGACGAGCTCGGCGGCGCGCTGATGCCGTACATCGTCATGGAGTACGTGGAGGGGCAGCCGCTCGGCTCCGTGCTCCAGGCGGACATCCAGAACCACGGCGCGATGCCGGCCGACCGGGCGCTGAAGGTGACGTCCGACGTGCTGGCCGCGCTGGACACCAGCCACGAGATGGGCCTGGTCCACCGCGACATCAAGCCCGGCAACGTGATGATGACCAAGCGCGGCGTCGTGAAGGTCATGGACTTCGGCATCGCCCGCGCCATGCAGTCGGGCGTCACGTCGATGACGCAGACCGGCATGGTCGTCGGCACCCCGCAGTACCTCTCCCCCGAGCAGGCCCTGGGCCGCGGCGTGGACGCCCGCTCCGACCTGTACTCGGTCGGCATCATGCTGTTCCAGCTGCTGACCGGGCGGATCCCCTTCGACGCGGACTCCCCGCTGGCCATCGCGTACGCGCATGTCCAGGAGGAGCCGGTCGCGCCCTCCACCATCAACCGGTCGGTCACCCCGGCGATGGACGCGCTGGTCGCCCGCGCGCTGAAGAAGAACCCGAACGAGCGCTTCCCGAGCGCGGCGGCGATGCAGGACGAGATCGCCCGTGTGCTGGCCGCGACCGGCCCCACGGGCGCACCGGTGATCGTCGCGGGCGGCGGCGCCCCGGCGAACAGCGGCTCGGGCGTCGGCTCGGCGGTCTTCCCGCCGGTCGACCAGTCCGGCGCGACGCCCCAGAGCGTCCAGACCCCGTACCAGCCGGGCCCGTACCAGTCGGGCGCCCAGCCGGGCCCGTACGGTCCGGCGACCCCTGCCCCCACGCCGGCACCGTCGTACGGCTACCCGCAGTCGGCCCAGGCGTACCAGAGCCAGGCCCCGATACAGCAGCAGACCTCGCCGCCCTACACGATCTCGCCGCAGACACAGTCGCACGCCGGCTCGGGCGGGGGCGGCTCCAAGCGGAACATGCCGGTGATCGTGGGCTCGATCGTGGTCGCGCTGATCGCGATCGGCGGGCTGATCACGGTGCTCTCGCTGAACGGCAACGACAACAAGGGCGGCACGACCGCGAACGAATCACCGGCCGCGGGCGAGCACAAGGATCCGGAGCGGAACCGGACGATGGACACCGAGGACTGCACGGACGCGCTGGAGGACAGCGACGACCCGAACAAGGTCGATGCCCCGAGCTTCCTGTACAAGGACATCCTCTCCGCTCGGGCGTGCGCGGACGCGGCCGGCTGGACCATCAAGCAGATCAAGGTGCCGGGGAACGCCTACGCGGAGGACCAGGTCATCGACCAGTTCCCCACGTCGGGCACCGCCGTGCCGAAGACAGGCGCCCACTTCGAACTGCGCATCGCGACCGGCGACCCGGCCTGA